The genomic interval TAAGCGCAATACGATTCAATTTTGTGCTTGGCTTGCTGAAACGAAAAATTGCCCTCCATGATTAGAGAGCAATTTCGTTATTATCTTTATCTCGGAAGCTATATTCCAAGAGATGCTGTGATGTAACACCTCGAACATCGACCCATTTTTTATACTTCAAGAACCATTTCCATTGTTTGGAAATAAATCCTTTCTTAAAATAAGCCTCTAAATACGGATGAACTAAAAGCGATATTTTCTTTTCTTTCTTATCTGACAACAAGAAATTCAAGTTCATTTCAATCTCTTCAGCAAACAAAATAGATGCCTGAACTTCACCTGTCCCTTTACAGGTTGGGCAAGTTTCAGAAGTATTGATATCCGTTTCAGGTCTTACACGTTGACGCGTAATTTCCACAACACCAAATTTAGACGGAGGAAGAATATTGTGTTTCGCTCTATCAGAACGCATAAACTCCTTCAACTTCTCGAATAAATCTTTGTTATTTTCTTTATCGTGCATATCAATGAAATCGATACAAACGATTCCACCCATATCTCTTAGTTGCAAGACACGAGCAATTTCTTCAGCAGCTTCTACATTGGTAGCAAGCGCATTTGATTCTTGTCCGTCGGCACCTTTTCTATTTCCACTATTCACATCAACGACGTGCATAGCTTCTGTATGCTCAATAATCAAGTAACCGCCAGAAGGCAAAGGAACTTTCTTACCAAACATGGTTTTGATTTGCTTATTGATTCCGAAACGCTCAAAAATATTGAGTTTTCCATCATACAATTTCAAGATTTTTTCTCGACCTGGAGCAATTCCACTGATATAATCTTTCAATTCACCCATCAGTTTTTCATCACTAACGTGAATATTCGAGAAATCAGCATTCAATAGGTCGCGCAAAATAGACGAAGTCTTATCGATTTCACCTAAAACACGACGTGGTGGAGTAGCTTGCTTCAAATTAGCATGCATCGTCTTCCACTTTTCCATCAAATTACGTAAATCCTGATCGATTGCCTCTACTTTTTTGTTTTCGGCAACAGTGCGGATAATGACACCAAAATTTTTCGGTCTGATATCATCCATCAAGCGGCGTAGGCGATCACGCTCTTCTTGACTTTTAATTTTTTGAGAGATCGATACTTTTTCTGAAAAAGGAACTAATACCAAATAACGCCCAGCAAGTGTCAATTCTGCACTTAAACGCGGGCCTTTACTTGAAATTGGTTCTTTAGCAACTTGTACCAAAATTGGCGAAGTAGTTGATAAAATCTCAGTAATTTTTCCATCTTTCGGAATGTCTTTTTCTGACTTGAAATACAACAAATCAGAGACATTCTGCTTCCCTTGCAGGGTATCTTTGGTAAATTTATTCAACGATTGAAATTGCGGACCTAAATCAAGATAATGCAAAAACGCATCTTTCTCATATCCAACATCCACAAACGCTGCATTTAAACTGGGCACTACTTTTCGAACTTTCCCTAGGTATATATCACCCACAGCAAAATCAGTACTTCCCTGTTCTTGATGCAACTCAATCAATTTCCCATCGCGCAAGAGAGCAAGCCAAACACCACCATCACGGGTGTCAACAACTAGTTCTAAACTCACGAACGTATAAATTAGAAAGTAACTAAAATAGAAAAACTTAGTAAGCAAATCTACTTACTAAGCTCTTCCAATATCTACAAGAAGTTTTTATTTCTTCTTTTTATGACGATTTTTTCTTAGTCTTTTCTTACGCTTGTGCGTCGCCATTTTATGTCTTTTTCTTTTCTTACCGCTTGGCATAGCAATATTATTTTATGGTTATTAATACAATTATTTCTTTTTCAATAGCTTTTAAAAAAAGCACTCCCGTGTTAACAGGAGTGCAAAGATATCAAAATAAGTTTTTCTACAACTAGTTGTAAGAAAAAAGATAGAATTATTTTACAATTACTCTATTCTTAACCTCTTCAACGAATGTTTTAGCTGGTTTAAATGAAGGAATATTATGAGCTGGGATAATAATCGTTGTGTTTTTTGAAATATTGCGTCCCGTCTTCTCTGCTCTCTCTTTCACGATGAAGCTACCAAAACCTCTCAAATAAACATTTTGACCTTTAGTCAAAGAAGTTTTAATAGAAGTCATAAATGCCTCTACAGCTTTCTGCGCTTCATTTCTTTCCAATCCTGTTTCCTCTGCAATTTCAGCAACGATATCTGCCTTTGTCATCTTATTATAAATTAAAAATTTTCAACTTTGTGATTTTCAGGTGCAAAAGTAGTCAGCAAAAGCGTTTATTTTTGCTTTATTATTAAAAATTATGAAATTTTTCCCTAAATGACTGATTTTGCCCTACTAATAAGCGATTGGTACAGACTAAATGC from Fluviicola taffensis DSM 16823 carries:
- a CDS encoding Rne/Rng family ribonuclease; this translates as MSLELVVDTRDGGVWLALLRDGKLIELHQEQGSTDFAVGDIYLGKVRKVVPSLNAAFVDVGYEKDAFLHYLDLGPQFQSLNKFTKDTLQGKQNVSDLLYFKSEKDIPKDGKITEILSTTSPILVQVAKEPISSKGPRLSAELTLAGRYLVLVPFSEKVSISQKIKSQEERDRLRRLMDDIRPKNFGVIIRTVAENKKVEAIDQDLRNLMEKWKTMHANLKQATPPRRVLGEIDKTSSILRDLLNADFSNIHVSDEKLMGELKDYISGIAPGREKILKLYDGKLNIFERFGINKQIKTMFGKKVPLPSGGYLIIEHTEAMHVVDVNSGNRKGADGQESNALATNVEAAEEIARVLQLRDMGGIVCIDFIDMHDKENNKDLFEKLKEFMRSDRAKHNILPPSKFGVVEITRQRVRPETDINTSETCPTCKGTGEVQASILFAEEIEMNLNFLLSDKKEKKISLLVHPYLEAYFKKGFISKQWKWFLKYKKWVDVRGVTSQHLLEYSFRDKDNNEIAL
- a CDS encoding HU family DNA-binding protein, with the translated sequence MTKADIVAEIAEETGLERNEAQKAVEAFMTSIKTSLTKGQNVYLRGFGSFIVKERAEKTGRNISKNTTIIIPAHNIPSFKPAKTFVEEVKNRVIVK